In the Ipomoea triloba cultivar NCNSP0323 chromosome 6, ASM357664v1 genome, one interval contains:
- the LOC116022840 gene encoding protein BIG GRAIN 1-like A — MYSWEREKLQKKQKHPSFSTTLLDEIYRSIDGFEEKPAAEEDFEAHRRRHRNGGGGRHGCPKVTMKNVRIGEHNVDEDEDVVSFRRACLIEKWMEQKVSDKVKGTKPPLPPLMSDFDNDPLFFSSSSSDSSSGVLSSSSSLSDTEFLESTRKSSASLRTSCFNSSRPKPVRTTVEKSSKTEHENLIKSKSAAVKMYANLKKMKQPISPGARLTNFLNSLFANGKPKSAVKPSPEYPKPPPQPSTSAAARSCLNKTPRINNGVKRTVRFDPVGVIVDEDCRPCGHKRIYDRDYPAGEPEFQEIKKTQGVSRGIALRGGYHQWKKDFYAKEEEEEDDKLSDCSSDLFEIDHLASFAGNRRFREELPVYETTQLPASAFIR, encoded by the coding sequence ATGTATAGCTGGGAGAGAGAAAAGTTGCAGAAAAAGCAGAAACACCCTTCGTTTTCCACCACCCTCCTCGACGAAATCTATCGCTCCATTGATGGATTCGAGGAGAAACCGGCGGCGGAAGAGGATTTTGAGGCGCACAGAAGACGACACAGAAACGGAGGCGGCGGCCGACATGGTTGTCCGAAAGTGACGATGAAGAACGTTAGAATAGGCGAGCACAATGTCGACGAGGACGAGGATGTCGTGAGTTTTAGGAGGGCATGTTTGATAGAGAAGTGGATGGAACAGAAAGTTAGCGACAAAGTAAAGGGGACAAAACCTCCGCTGCCGCCGTTGATGTCGGATTTCGACAATGATCCTTTGTTCTTTAGCTCGAGCTCCTCGGATTCCAGCTCCGGCGTGTTATCCTCGTCGTCTTCCTTGTCGGACACAGAGTTCCTGGAGTCCACTCGGAAATCCTCGGCCTCACTCAGAACCTCTTGTTTCAATTCCTCCCGCCCTAAACCCGTCAGAACCACCGTCGAGAAATCCTCCAAAACGGAACACGAGAATTTGATAAAGTCCAAATCCGCCGCCGTGAAGATGTACGCGAATCTCAAGAAAATGAAACAGCCCATCTCGCCCGGGGCTCGCCTCACCAACTTCCTCAACTCCCTCTTCGCCAACGGAAAACCCAAATCCGCCGTTAAACCGTCGCCGGAATACCCCAAACCGCCGCCGCAGCCGTCCACGTCGGCTGCGGCGCGGTCGTGTCTCAATAAAACTCCGAGGATTAACAATGGGGTGAAGAGGACCGTCCGATTCGACCCCGTCGGCGTCATCGTCGACGAAGACTGCCGTCCCTGCGGCCACAAGCGCATATACGACCGGGATTACCCCGCCGGCGAGCCGGAAtttcaagaaatcaagaaaaccCAGGGGGTTTCGAGGGGCATTGCTCTCAGAGGCGGATACCATCAATGGAAGAAGGATTTTTACgccaaggaagaagaggaggaggatgaTAAATTGAGCGATTGCAGTTCGGATTTATTCGAAATCGATCATCTCGCATCGTTCGCCGGGAACAGAAGATTCCGGGAAGAACTTCCGGTGTACGAGACTACTCAACTTCCGGCCAGTGCCTTCATTCGTTAA